ATCGCGTAGCCGGGAGCCGTGAACTTCACCGTCTCGCGCGCCGAGCGCTCGCGCTCGGGGAGATACACCGAGCCCTGTACGATCGGGAACAGCGCCTGCTCCGAGCCGGCGTGCGCGCGGCCGCAGCGCTCGAGCCAGCGCAGCGAGTTGTCGACGCCGCGGCGCGCGAGCTCGGGCGTGGCCGGATACGGCGTGCACTCGTCGAAGGCCATGATGATGTCGGCGCCGAGTGAGTGCTGGATCTCGATCGAGCGCTCGGGCGTGAGCATCACCTCGGAGCCGTCGATCTCGTTCTTGAAGCGCACGCCCTCGGCCGAGATCTCCTTGTGCTTCAGGCTGAACACCTGGAAGCCGCCCGAGTCGGTGAGGATCGGCCCGTTCCAGGCCATGAACGCGTGCAGCCCGCCGGCGCGTCTCACCAGCTCGGGCCCGGGCCGCAACAGCAGGTGGTAGGTGTTCGCGAGCAGGATCCGCGCGCCGGTCGCGGCGACCTGC
This genomic window from Myxococcota bacterium contains:
- the tgt gene encoding tRNA guanosine(34) transglycosylase Tgt, giving the protein MRFALEATDRGSAARAGRLDTPHGVVETPVFMPVGTHAAVRAMTPEQVAATGARILLANTYHLLLRPGPELVRRAGGLHAFMAWNGPILTDSGGFQVFSLKHKEISAEGVRFKNEIDGSEVMLTPERSIEIQHSLGADIIMAFDECTPYPATPELARRGVDNSLRWLERCGRAHAGSEQALFPIVQGSVYLPERERSARETVKFTAPGYAIGGVSVGEGLEELKRIVGFTAPLLPADKPRYLMGVGLPEDLVESVERGMDMFDCVIPTRYARSATLFTRRGRIRMNHRRYRR